The Trypanosoma brucei gambiense DAL972 chromosome 10, complete sequence genome has a segment encoding these proteins:
- a CDS encoding dual specificity protein phosphatase, putative, whose protein sequence is MQELIAVRVKDGIFVGNAVAAHDREFISLNKITHVVNCAGGELADLFADDGVKYLTFPWKDPTGSVCTAVMFDSADENVKRTVRFIDEALEAGDCVLVHSQLGMSRSPALVAAYLIVKYGWKLESAISFLEMAHKDMSIKPHFLRQLRMFAKRNTIEHDIFDVDVDDSSFGLDNVQWMLRNTLLNGLTSASQRQNELYKLCSSKVDVGQPVKTSDVRVTTTRMKKAKRLVFVDTKQGSDVEPRSGTPVVTVQPLRQSEPGNHFLGYHGSIALEGRRRSNSIMRHSVSPCGRSVESDPSTNPHGRQELTLRFESKSGRSCSAFDGATSSQAARTASGYSTIDGASHVGEYHTHLPSPDTIHAPARSPFATLTSGHKYRKGSPLPSVVYNSSPMRSVQRPSSALVSEGRGAQLRTSSYTRPTGFSRSGVARSGSPCSVSSHSSAFLATSTRLSSYRNIAPHRSQPSSNVQPAWSAGKTALSPSRVHRSLLRSSPLNNRPGSPVERPSSTPRRVSSPTSGSADACSSRTVCGTSSGSKGGGVGLLRRQIPAAISSSRS, encoded by the coding sequence ATGCAGGAACTTATCGCTGTCCGTGTCAAGGATGGCATCTTCGTGGGAAATGCGGTGGCTGCACACGATCGTGAGTTCATTTCACTCAACAAGATAACCCATGTTGTTAACTGTGCCGGTGGCGAGCTTGCTGATCTTTTCGCAGACGATGGCGTAAAATATCTTACGTTTCCCTGGAAAGACCCTACTGGTTCAGTCTGCACAGCAGTAATGTTTGATAGTGCGGATGAAAATGTTAAGCGGACGGTGCGGTTCATAGATGAGGCACTTGAAGCTGGTGATTGCGTGTTGGTACACAGCCAACTCGGTATGTCACGTAGCCCAGCCTTAGTAGCGGCCTACCTGATCGTGAAGTATGGGTGGAAACTGGAGAGTGCCATCTCCTTTTTGGAAATGGCTCACAAGGACATGTCCATAAAACCACATTTTCTGCGACAACTCCGAATGTTTGCGAAGCGCAACACTATAGAACACGATATTTTTGATGTTGACGTGGACGATTCATCTTTTGGTTTGGACAATGTCCAGTGGATGCTTCGTAACACACTACTTAATGGTCTTACCTCCGCCAGCCAGCGTCAGAACGAGCTATACAAACTGTGCTCAAGCAAGGTAGATGTCGGCCAACCAGTTAAAACGTCCGACGTGCGAGTTACTACAACACGCATGAAGAAGGCTAAGCGTCTGGTGTTTGTTGACACTAAGCAAGGGTCAGATGTTGAACCAAGGAGCGGCACGCCTGTTGTTACCGTTCAGCCACTGCGTCAAAGTGAACCGGGGAATCACTTCCTCGGTTACCATGGTTCCATTGCCCTTGAGGGGCGTCGTCGTAGCAACAGTATCATGCGTCACAGTGTCTCTCCCTGCGGTCGTAGTGTCGAATCCGATCCTAGCACAAATCCACATGGACGGCAAGAGCTCACGCTACGTTTTGAATCAAAGAGTGGCAGGAGTTGCTCAGCTTTTGACGGGGCCACCTCATCGCAGGCCGCACGTACGGCTAGCGGATATTCCACGATTGATGGAGCAAGTCACGTCGGTGAATATCACACGCACCTGCCATCGCCGGACACTATTCACGCTCCAGCCCGCTCTCCGTTCGCGACACTCACGTCCGGGCACAAGTACCGTAAGGGGTCTCCTTTACCCTCTGTCGTGTACAACAGTTCGCCGATGCGGTCTGTGCAGCGTCCCTCATCTGCGCTTGTGTCTGAGGGAAGAGGCGCGCAGTTAAGGACCTCATCTTACACAAGACCAACGGGATTCTCTCGAAGTGGAGTAGCGCGGTCAGGTAGTCCATGTTCGGTGAGTTCGCATTCCAGTGCGTTTCTCGCGACGTCCACACGGTTGTCGTCCTACAGGAACATTGCGCCACACCGATCACAACCGAGCAGTAATGTCCAACCAGCGTGGAGCGCTGGAAAGACGGCGTTATCTCCGTCAAGGGTTCACAGATCTTTACTGCGAAGCAGTCCATTAAATAACCGTCCGGGTTCTCCAGTGGAGCGGCCTTCCTCCACTCCTCGTAGGGTATCGTCACCCACATCCGGTTCTGCCGATGCTTGCAGCAGTCGTACGGTCTGTGGTACGAGCAGTGGCTCCAAGGGTGGGGGAGTGGGTTTGCTGCGACGCCAGATACCAGCGGCCATATCATCCAGCAGGAGTTGA
- a CDS encoding ATP-binding cassette sub-family E, putative, with protein MPPKNRQDEEKSKLTRIAVVNHDRCKPAKCNLECSKCCPVNLQGKLCVVVQKKSTISVISEELCIGCGLCVKKCPYGAIQIINLPSNLNKDTVHRYGPNSFKLHRLPLPRPGQVLGLVGANGTGKSTALSILKGKTKPNLGRYKDEPSWEEILKYFRGSEHQAYFQHMLEQKMRVLLKPQYVDQVPKVTKGKVGDLLTKADERGVKDYYMKELDIENVADRELEKLSGGELQRFTIAALCVQNASVYMFDEPSSYLDVRQRLMAAKVIRSLLKDDNYVVVVEHDLSVVDYMSDFVCVLYGVPGIYGVVTMPYGVREGINIFLDGFVPTENLRFRQESLSFRITDDLEETTKHSVQHSYPSMVKNLGGFTLTVESGSFSDSEIVVLLGENGCGKTTFIRMLAGHIKPDNEVEVPQLCISYKPQKIAPKFQGTVKDLLQSKIYEAFSNPQFQTDVLKPMTVEELYDQEVQHLSGGQLQRVGLCLALGTPANIYLIDEPSAYLDSDQRIIAARVIKRYIMHAKRTAFIVEHDFIMATYLADRVIVYDGTPAVNCKANAPCALLEGMNKFLKSLDITFRRDPSNFRPRINKFDSVKDREQKIAGNYFYMVEEVAKPVKPAKVDGEDEDEDDESNE; from the coding sequence ATGCCACCTAAAAACAGGCAAGATGAGGAAAAGTCTAAACTGACTCGTATTGCCGTTGTAAACCACGACCGATGCAAGCCAGCAAAATGCAATCTAGAGTGCAGTAAGTGCTGTCCAGTTAACCTTCAGGGGAAACTATGTGTTGTGGTTCAAAAAAAGTCAACAATTTCTGTAATTTCAGAAGAACTTTGTATTGGCTGCGGTTTATGCGTTAAAAAATGTCCTTATGGAGCCATTCAAATCATCAACTTGCCATCCAATCTGAATAAAGATACTGTTCATCGGTACGGCCCCAATAGTTTCAAACTCCATAGGCTACCTCTTCCTCGTCCAGGGCAGGTCTTGGGACTCGTTGGAGCGAATGGCACGGGCAAATCGACGGCATTGTCTATTCTGAAGGGCAAGACTAAGCCAAATCTTGGTCGCTATAAGGATGAACCCAGTTGGGAGGAGATATTAAAATACTTTCGAGGGTCTGAGCACCAAGCGTATTTTCAACACATGCTGGAGCAAAAGATGCGTGTTCTCCTGAAACCACAATATGTGGATCAGGTTCCCAAAGTTACCAAGGGAAAAGTGGGGGATCTACTAACTAAAGCTGATGAGCGGGGTGTGAAGGACTACTATATGAAGGAACTTGATATAGAAAACGTTGCTGATCGCGAACTCGAAAAATTATCTGGTGGTGAGCTACAGCGGTTTACCATTGCTGCTCTCTGTGTCCAAAATGCCTCAGTGTACATGTTTGACGAGCCTTCTAGTTATTTGGATGTTCGGCAGAGACTGATGGCCGCTAAGGTGATTCGTTCTCTGCTGAAAGATGATAAttatgttgttgtcgttgagCATGACCTTTCTGTTGTGGACTATATGTCCGACTTCGTGTGTGTTCTCTACGGCGTTCCCGGAATCTACGGAGTGGTAACGATGCCTTACGGGGTCCGAGAAGGTATTAACATTTTCTTGGATGGTTTTGTCCCAACTGAAAATCTGAGGTTTCGTCAAGAGAGTTTGTCATTTCGCATTACCGATGACTTGGAAGAGACGACCAAACACAGTGTACAACATTCTTACCCGTCCATGGTAAAGAATTTGGGAGGGTTTACATTAACTGTCGAATCGGGATCCTTTTCTGACTCTGAGATTGTTGTCCTTCTAGGTGAGAATGGATGTGGTAAAACGACGTTTATTCGCATGCTCGCTGGCCACATTAAACCGGATAATGAAGTGGAAGTACCTCAACTGTGCATAAGTTACAAACCACAGAAGATCGCACCGAAGTTTCAGGGAACCGTGAAGGATCTTCTCCAATCAAAGATATACGAAGCGTTCTCTAATCCCCAATTCCAGACAGATGTACTAAAACCCATGACAGTTGAGGAGCTGTACGATCAGGAGGTGCAACACCTTTCCGGTGGTCAGTTGCAACGCGTTGGTCTATGCCTTGCCCTCGGCACACCGGCAAATATCTATCTAATAGACGAACCCAGTGCCTACTTGGATTCGGACCAGCGTATAATAGCTGCCCGTGTCATCAAGAGATACATTATGCATGCCAAACGAACTGCGTTCATCGTTGAGCACGATTTTATTATGGCAACATACCTGGCGGATCGTGTTATTGTATACGACGGCACTCCAGCTGTAAATTGCAAGGCCAACGCTCCCTGTGCCCTCTTGGAGGGAATGAACAAATTTTTGAAAAGCCTCGATATTACTTTCAGACGTGATCCATCGAATTTCCGTCCGCGAATCAACAAGTTTGACTCGGTTAAAGATCGTGAACAGAAAATCGCGGGGAACTACTTCTACATGGTGGAAGAGGTCGCAAAACCGGTCAAACCAGCGAAGGTGGATGGAGAGGATGAGGACGAAGATGATGAAAGCAACGAGTAG
- a CDS encoding T. brucei spp.-specific protein, translating to MSLCFASQLLSVRERLCVCSPPLEGAELSLGWEVGVPPSCCHTAGGASPALDRAGGIQSSGAGRWGLTSPRCKFCGGSQHGRHCLLRVSVDPRALQQECPVGKKLLRILQRLVIVTFPQGAGSSGVRAIRSFPVCLWWVSNFGIHDCLGSRWDPIF from the coding sequence ATGAGTCTGTGTTTCGCTTCGCAGTTGCTGTCAGTCCGCGAGCGTCTCTGTGTGTGTTCCCCTCCTCTCGAGGGGGCAGAGCTCAGCCTCGGATGGGAAGTGGGGGTTCCCCCCTCTTGCTGTCACACTGCTGGTGGTGCTTCCCCTGCGCTGGATCGAGCCGGCGGTATTCAATCGAGTGGCGCTGGACGGTGGGGCTTGACGTCGCCCCGGTGTAAATTTTGTGGAGGCTCCCAGCATGGGCGACATTGCTTGCTGCGCGTGTCTGTTGACCCTAGGGCGTTACAACAGGAGTGTCCGGTTGGTAAGAAGCTTTTGCGGATCCTACAGCGGCTTGTTATCGTGACGTTTCCGCAGGGGGCGGGCTCCAGTGGGGTCCGTGCTATTCGGTCGTTTCcggtgtgtttgtggtggGTTTCAAATTTCGGCATTCACGACTGTTTGGGCAGCCGCTGGGACCCAATTTTCTAG